In a genomic window of Erigeron canadensis isolate Cc75 chromosome 5, C_canadensis_v1, whole genome shotgun sequence:
- the LOC122600762 gene encoding transmembrane protein 258: MAQSAAKAISSPVPIVWYPSLAVLMLAVGLVITASFFIYEATSSRKSRSLAKELVTGAVASVFLGFGTLFLLLASGVYI; this comes from the exons ATG GCACAATCAGCAGCAAAAGCGATCTCAAGCCCGGTCCCGATCGTTTGGTATCCATCGTTGGCTGTGCTCATGCTCGCCGTTGGTCTCGTCATCACCGCTTCTTTCttcat ATATGAAGCAACTTCCTCCAGGAAAAGCCGCAGTCTTGCCAAAGAACTCGTAACAGGAGCTGTGGCTTCTGTCTTTTTG GGTTTTGGAACCTTATTCTTGCTCCTTGCTTCAGGTGTTTATATTTAA
- the LOC122600738 gene encoding pescadillo homolog has protein sequence MPKHYRPAGKKKEGNAARYITRSQAVKYLQVSLSVFRRLCIFKGVFPRDPKKKVKGNHHTYYHMKDILFLKHEPLLDKFREMRAYEKKVKKAVSKKNKDLAERLLTRKPSYTLDMLIRERYPKFIDALRDLDDCLTMVHLFATLPAIERENIQAERIHNCRGLSLEWQAYISRTHKLRKAFISVKGIYYQADVDGQKVTWLTPHALQQVMPQDVDFKIMLTFLEFYETLLGFVNLRLYHSINLKYPPILDPRLKALAADLYALTRYVDAENRTNGASTEESELRLAQLQDQLPANEPGALMHLVDDAVEENDDDEETKACKTLFQNKTFFLGREVPRESLLFVITAFGGVVSWDGEGAPFEESDQSINYQIVDRPTQSHRYISRDYIQPQWVFDCINARIILPTEEYLVGKVLPPHLSPFVDNEAEGYVPEYAETIKRLQAAARQEILPMPGAEHDDPQNLLVEGIIDRTKAKEAAETKRKMAMHQTQYHEELKKELEGTKDTPVATESQKNADEEDATEDDSLKQAAKDDDSLSTVTMSRKKRRLYEAMMISQQRKKTSVDILNSRKENLKKHKKTSSD, from the exons ATGCCGAAGCATTACAGACCAGCT GGGAAGAAGAAGGAAGGAAACGCAGCTAGATATATTACAAGGTCACAAGCTGTTAAGTATCTTCAAGTCAGTCTTTCTGTTTTCAG GCGATTATGTATCTTCAAAGGTGTTTTTCCCCGGGACCCAAAGAAGAAGGTGAAGGGAAACCACCATACCTATTATCACATGAAAGATATCTTGTTTCTTAAACATGAGCCACTTCTTGATAAGTTCCGTGAGATGCGGGCATATGAGAAGAAGGTAAAGAAAGCCGTGTCTAAGAAGAACAAGGATCTTGCTGAACGCTTGTTGACCCGAAAACCTTCTTACACACTTGATATGCTTATCAGAGAGAG ATATCCAAAGTTCATTGATGCATTAAGAGATTTGGATGACTGTCTCACCATGGTGCATCTTTTTGCTACGCTACCCGCTATAGAGAGGGAAAATATTCAAGCTGAGAGAATCCATAACTGTCGAGG GTTAAGCCTTGAGTGGCAGGCATACATCTCGCGAACTCATAAGTTGCGTAAGGCTTTCATATCTGTGAAAGGCATATATTACCAG GCCGACGTTGATGGACAAAAAGTCACATGGTTGACTCCTCATGCATTACAGCAAGTCATGCCTCAAGATGTAGATTTTAAGATCATGCTTACATTCCTGGAGTTCTATGAG ACTCTCCTTGGTTTTGTCAATCTGAGACTCTATCATTCGATCAATTTAAAATACCCACCTATTCTTGATCCTCGTCTGAAAGCTTTAGCAGCAG ACTTATATGCTTTGACAAGGTATGTTGATGCTGAAAACCGGACAAACGGAGCAAGTACTGAGGAGTCTGAGCTTAGACTAGCCCAACTTCAAGACCAGCTACCTGCTAATGAACCAGGTGCATTAATGCACCTTGTTGATGATGCTGTTGAGGAgaacgatgatgatgaagaaacaAAGGCCTGTAAAACCCTCTTTCAAAACAAGACATTCTTTTTGGGCCGTGAG GTTCCAAGGGAGTCGTTACTGTTTGTGATTACTGCATTTGGTGGTGTGGTTTCATGGGATGGGGAAGGAGCTCCATTTGAGGAATCTGATCAGAGCATTAATTATCAG ATTGTTGATCGGCCGACTCAAAGTCACCGGTATATATCTCGAGATTATATACAGCCACAATGGGTGTTTGATTGCATAAATGCACGGATCATACTACCGACTGAAGAGTATCTGGTTGGAAA GGTGCTTCCGCCACATTTGTCTCCATTTGTTGACAACGAAGCAGAAGGTTATGTACCCGAGTATGCAGAGACCATTAAAAGGCTTCAAGCTGCTGCAAGACAAGAAATCCTTCCAATGCCAGGTGCAGAACATGATGATCCCCAGAATCTACTTGTTGAAGGCATCATTGACCGCACAAAAGCAAAAGAAGCCGCCGAGACAAAACGGAAG ATGGCTATGCATCAGACTCAATACCATGAAGAACtaaaaaaagaacttgaagggaCAAAAGACACACCTGTTGCTACTGAGAGCCAGAAGAATGCTGATGAAGAAGATGCAACAGAAGACGACTCTTTAAAGCAGGCTGCAAAGGACGATGACAGCCTGTCCACAGTTACAATGTCACGCAAGAAGAGGAGGCTTTATGAGGCCATGATG ATTTCCCAACAAAGGAAAAAGACAAGCGTTGACATTCTCAATTCAAGGAAGGAAAATCTTAAAAAACACAAGAAAACGTCTTCAGACTGA
- the LOC122599285 gene encoding WD-40 repeat-containing protein MSI4-like gives MEEIEEAAGGGAGQQQETATVAKKRGRPKGSSSSAKKVSTEQHEEIVVKMKSNKKGGGGAVDEKYAHWKSVVPILYDWLANHNLVWPSLSCRWGPLLEQSKNKNRQRLYLSEQTDGSVPNTLVIANCDVVKPKVAAAEHISQFNEEARSPFVKKYKTIIHPGEVNRIRELPQNKNIIATHTDCPEVLIWDVEAQPNRYAVLGATESHADLVLTGHADNAEFALAMCPTEPYVLSGGKDKYVILWSIHDHISTLSGEPGSTGSIVKTADNASLGPRGIFQGHTDTVEDVQFCPTSAQEFCSVGDDSCLILWDARIGTKPIMKVEKAHNADVHCVDWNPHNENFILTGSADNSVCMFDRRNLTTNGVASPVHKFQDHKAPVLCVQWCPDKSSVFGSSAEDGFVNIWDYEQVGNKMEDGTVSPNTTSGLFFKHCGHRDKVVDFHWNVYDPWTVVSVSDDVETISGGGTLQIWRMSDLIYRPRDEVLTELEDFKAHVAACGPKA, from the exons atggaaGAAATTGAAGAAGCAGCAGGCGGAGGAGCAGGACAACAACAAGAAACAGCTACAGTAGCTAAAAAAAGAGGAAGACCAAAAGGCTCCTCCTCTTCTGCAAAAAAAGTCAGCACTGAACAACACGAAGAAATTGTGGTGAAAATGAAAAGCAACAAAAAGGGCGGAGGAGGTGCTGTCGACGAAAAATACGCACACTGGAAGTCAGTCGTCCCGATTCTTTACGACTGGCTCGCTAATCATAACCTTGTTTGGCCCTCTCTCTCTTGCCG GTGGGGGCCGTTGCTGGAACAATCAAAGAACAAGAACAGGCAACGCTTGTATCTTTCGGAACAG ACTGATGGCAGTGTTCCAAATACGCTGGTAATAGCAAATTGTGATGTAGTGAAGCCGAAAGTAGCTGCTGCTGAACACATATCTCAG TTTAACGAAGAAGCTCGATCTCCGTTTGTTAAGAAGTACAAAACTATCATTCATCCTGGGGAG GTGAACAGAATCAGGGAACTGCCACAAAACAAGAACATAATTGCCACACACACTGACTGCCCTGAG GTCCTCATCTGGGATGTTGAAGCACAACCCAATCGTTATGCTGTTCTTGGAGCTACTGAATCTCATGCGGATCTG GTGCTTACAGGTCATGCTGACAATGCAGAATTTGCTCTTGCAATGTGCCCAACCGAACCCTATGTACTCTCTGGAG GGAAGGataaatatgtgattttatGGAGTATTCATGACCATATTTCAACATTGAGTGGAGAGCCAGGGTCTACAGGTTCAATTGTTAAAACCGCTGATAATGCTTCTCTCGGGCCTCGTGGGATCTTTCAGGGGCATACAGATACGGTGGAAGATGTGCAGTTCTGCCCAACAAG tGCGCAGGAGTTTTGTAGTGTTGGAGATGATTCTTGCTTGATATTGTGGGATGCTAGAATTGGAACTAAACCGATAATGAAG GTCGAAAAAGCACATAATGCTGATGTGCACTGTGTTGATTGGAATCCTCATAATGAGAACTTTATTCTAACTGG GTCAGCTGATAACTCTGTTTGCATGTTTGACCGCCGAAACCTAACCACCAATGGGGTTGCTTCTCCTGTTCATAAATTTCAAGACCACAAAGCTCCTGTTCTCTGTGTCCAG TGGTGTCCTGACAAGTCTTCAGTTTTTGGGAGTTCAGCAGAAGATGGTTTTGTAAATATCTGGGATTATGAACAG GTTGGTAACAAGATGGAAGATGGGACAGTATCTCCAAACACTACCTCGGGGCTGTTCTTTAAACATTGTGGACACAG GGACAAAGTGGTTGACTTTCATTGGAATGTTTATGATCCATGGACTGTTGTCAGTGtatcagatgatgttgaaaccATAAGTGGTGGGGGCACCCTTCAG ATTTGGCGCATGAGCGATTTGATTTACAGACCCAGGGATGAAGTATTAACTGAGTTAGAGGACTTCAAGGCGCATGTCGCAGCATGTGGTCCAAAGGCATAG